A genome region from Deinococcus depolymerans includes the following:
- a CDS encoding chromate transporter has translation MSAPAPPPAPPEDAPHPPPAPLPVTPTHADLLRVFAGVAMVGIGGGLPAHMRRAALGRAWMTELDFAESYTLAQLTPGPNAVNLAAMIGARLRGWTGALWAVVGVLTPGLIAMLAVTVVTLGLPGGLPAPLQSGLRGAACAALAVMLTAALPVLRVVGGLRGGWVLALATFAGIGLLRLDLLPVLAVVVGAGLILHRPRPEQPERP, from the coding sequence ATGAGCGCCCCCGCCCCCCCGCCCGCCCCGCCGGAGGACGCACCCCACCCCCCACCGGCGCCGCTTCCGGTCACGCCCACGCACGCGGACCTGCTGCGGGTGTTCGCGGGCGTGGCGATGGTCGGGATCGGCGGCGGCCTGCCCGCCCACATGCGCCGCGCCGCACTGGGCCGCGCCTGGATGACCGAACTGGACTTCGCGGAATCGTACACGCTGGCGCAACTGACGCCCGGCCCGAACGCCGTGAATCTGGCCGCCATGATCGGCGCGCGCCTGCGCGGCTGGACCGGCGCGCTCTGGGCGGTCGTGGGCGTGCTGACGCCCGGACTGATCGCCATGCTGGCCGTCACGGTCGTCACGCTGGGCCTGCCCGGCGGGCTGCCCGCACCGCTGCAGAGCGGGCTGCGCGGCGCGGCCTGCGCGGCCCTGGCGGTCATGCTCACGGCGGCCCTGCCGGTTCTGCGGGTCGTGGGTGGCCTGCGCGGCGGGTGGGTGCTGGCCCTGGCGACCTTCGCCGGGATCGGCCTGCTGCGCCTGGACCTGCTGCCGGTCCTGGCGGTCGTGGTGGGCGCGGGCCTGATCCTGCACCGCCCCCGCCCGGAACAGCCGGAGCGCCCATGA
- a CDS encoding aldo/keto reductase, translating into MTTNTTPPHQRPLGRSGLSVTEIGYGAWGIGADMWKGAQDDESLTALRRYVTLGGNFIDTAMGYGNGHSERLVGQVAREHPGTLVATKISPLNMQWPAAPTTTADQAYPGEYVIRMTDESLARLGLDTIDVQQLHVWNDSWLGQGDWQDAVTQLKRDGKVRAFGISINDHQPHNAVAAVEAGAVDSVQVIYNVFDQSPQDRLLDACHAHGVGVIVRVALDEGSLTGTLTEHTTFPEGDWRNGYFGGNRLTELQPRLRAIEQDLGIRTDGLAETSLRFVLSHPAVSTVIVGMRSVRNVERNLALADGQGLPAEQVQKLHAHRWDRNWYLPAE; encoded by the coding sequence ATGACCACCAACACCACCCCACCCCACCAACGTCCCCTGGGCCGCAGTGGCCTGAGCGTCACCGAGATCGGCTACGGCGCCTGGGGCATCGGCGCCGACATGTGGAAAGGCGCGCAGGACGACGAGAGCCTCACCGCCCTGCGCCGCTACGTCACCCTGGGCGGCAACTTCATCGATACGGCCATGGGCTACGGCAACGGCCACAGCGAACGCCTCGTCGGACAGGTCGCCCGCGAACACCCCGGCACCCTCGTCGCCACCAAGATCAGCCCCCTGAACATGCAGTGGCCCGCCGCGCCCACCACCACCGCCGACCAGGCCTACCCCGGCGAGTACGTGATCCGCATGACCGACGAGAGCCTCGCCCGCCTGGGCCTCGACACCATCGACGTGCAGCAACTCCACGTCTGGAACGACTCCTGGCTGGGCCAGGGCGACTGGCAGGACGCCGTCACCCAGCTCAAACGCGACGGGAAGGTCCGCGCCTTCGGCATCAGCATCAACGACCACCAGCCGCACAACGCCGTGGCCGCCGTCGAGGCCGGAGCGGTCGACAGCGTGCAGGTCATCTACAACGTGTTCGACCAGTCCCCCCAGGACCGCCTGCTCGACGCCTGCCACGCCCACGGCGTCGGCGTGATCGTCCGCGTCGCCCTGGATGAAGGCAGCCTGACCGGCACCCTCACCGAACACACCACCTTCCCCGAAGGTGACTGGCGCAACGGGTACTTCGGCGGCAACCGCCTGACCGAACTGCAACCCCGCCTGCGCGCCATCGAACAGGACCTCGGCATCCGCACCGACGGGCTGGCCGAGACCAGCCTGCGCTTCGTCCTCAGCCACCCCGCCGTGTCGACCGTGATCGTCGGCATGCGCTCGGTCCGGAACGTGGAACGCAACCTCGCCCTCGCGGACGGTCAGGGCCTCCCGGCCGAACAGGTGCAGAAACTTCACGCGCACCGCTGGGACCGCAACTGGTACCTCCCCGCCGAGTAA
- the aspS gene encoding aspartate--tRNA(Asn) ligase, translating to MTTPATPEQPTQQRLPRTLTRDLSNHDGQTVRLQGFVHARRDLGGVQFVVLRDVSGVTQCVGSGLTLPLAESSVEVTGTVKAHPKAPGGFEVQIKEFRVISAAVEASPVEIPKMEWNVNPETMLDYRVVTVRGLKERAALKVQAELVAAFRDHLMTEGFTEISTPKIVSAGAEGGANLFPIDYFGHPAYLAQSPQLYKQIMVGVFERVFEVAPVYRAEEHATSRHLNEYLSLDVEMGFIEDEEDVMGLENRLLASIMTRLKATAQAEFDLLGATIPDVPAHIPRVTLLDARALVQEKYGHVVGGKDLDPEAERLLCQHYAETQGSDFVFVTKYPRAARPFYAHPDSNADGSLSSEITRGFDLLFRGIEITSGGQRIHDHAMLMDSIAAYKLKPETLEGYTEVFKYGMPPHGGFAIGAERLTAKLLGISNVRYARAFPRDRHRLTP from the coding sequence ATGACCACCCCAGCCACCCCGGAACAGCCCACCCAGCAACGCCTGCCCCGCACCCTCACCCGCGACCTGAGCAACCACGACGGGCAGACCGTCCGCCTGCAGGGCTTCGTGCACGCCCGCCGCGACCTGGGCGGCGTGCAGTTCGTGGTGCTGCGCGACGTGAGCGGCGTCACGCAGTGCGTGGGCAGCGGCCTGACCCTGCCGCTCGCGGAGAGCAGCGTGGAGGTCACGGGGACCGTCAAGGCGCACCCCAAGGCGCCCGGCGGGTTCGAGGTGCAGATCAAGGAATTCCGCGTGATCAGCGCCGCCGTGGAGGCCAGCCCGGTCGAGATTCCCAAGATGGAATGGAACGTCAACCCGGAAACCATGCTCGACTACCGCGTGGTGACCGTGCGCGGCCTGAAGGAACGCGCGGCGCTGAAGGTGCAGGCCGAACTGGTCGCCGCGTTCCGGGATCACCTGATGACCGAGGGCTTCACCGAGATCAGCACGCCCAAGATCGTCTCGGCCGGCGCGGAGGGCGGCGCGAACCTGTTCCCCATCGACTACTTCGGGCACCCCGCGTACCTCGCGCAGAGCCCGCAGCTGTACAAGCAGATCATGGTCGGCGTGTTCGAACGGGTATTCGAGGTCGCGCCCGTGTACCGCGCCGAGGAGCACGCCACCAGCCGTCACCTGAACGAGTACCTGAGCCTGGACGTCGAGATGGGCTTCATCGAGGACGAGGAGGACGTCATGGGCCTGGAGAACCGCCTGCTGGCCAGCATCATGACCCGCCTGAAAGCCACCGCGCAGGCCGAGTTCGACCTGCTGGGCGCCACCATCCCCGACGTGCCCGCCCACATTCCGCGCGTCACCCTGCTGGACGCCCGCGCGCTCGTGCAGGAGAAGTACGGGCACGTGGTCGGCGGCAAGGACCTCGACCCGGAAGCCGAGCGCCTGCTGTGCCAGCACTACGCGGAAACCCAGGGCAGCGACTTCGTGTTCGTCACCAAGTACCCCCGCGCGGCCCGGCCGTTCTACGCGCACCCGGACAGCAACGCCGACGGCAGCCTCAGCAGCGAGATCACGCGCGGCTTCGACCTGCTGTTCCGCGGCATCGAGATCACCTCGGGCGGCCAGCGCATCCACGACCACGCCATGCTGATGGACTCCATCGCCGCGTACAAACTGAAACCCGAGACGCTCGAAGGCTACACCGAGGTCTTCAAGTACGGCATGCCCCCCCACGGCGGCTTCGCCATCGGTGCCGAACGCCTCACCGCCAAACTGCTGGGCATCAGCAACGTCCGCTACGCCCGCGCCTTCCCCCGCGACCGCCACCGCCTGACGCCCTGA
- a CDS encoding S8 family serine peptidase: MSKVAALLTVSVLLASCGRVPSTELPHTDHAFTTVVDVPADASQADVERRTGGQVVVWRPDSGFAVVGLSRRPAGSLGALGVSSGDEVEDNNGALTAGGSTSAWNPNGVDGAGRARIWSGGRARIWSGGRARIWSGGNGTVGGLVENQAAWQQIGLSQAWNLAPTLGEGVKVAVIDTGLDLQHQIFEGALAPASETWDFVDNDADPQETGDFNDGAYGHGTNVAGIVLQLAPRATIMPLRVLNPDGSGSITDVAQAINWAVDHGAQVINLSLGSVKKTGVIKHMIEYASGRGVIVVASSGNTGDHQITYPARYSQEKGSLGELLLSVGSVNHADQKSDFSTYGKELELVAPGEEVYGPVPGNLMSYWSGTSMAAPMVSGALALGLAQDASGKAALRVQSLQQNAVNIDALNSKDYAKQLGRRLDVGAFIKAAVQK; this comes from the coding sequence ATGTCAAAGGTTGCCGCTCTGCTGACCGTGTCCGTCCTGCTTGCCAGCTGCGGCCGCGTGCCCAGCACCGAGCTCCCCCACACAGACCACGCCTTCACGACCGTGGTCGACGTCCCAGCCGACGCCAGTCAGGCAGATGTGGAACGCCGCACCGGCGGTCAGGTGGTCGTGTGGCGACCCGACAGCGGCTTCGCGGTCGTGGGGCTCAGCCGCCGCCCCGCCGGCTCCCTGGGCGCCCTCGGGGTCAGCTCCGGTGACGAGGTCGAGGACAACAACGGCGCGCTGACCGCCGGCGGCTCCACCAGCGCCTGGAATCCCAACGGCGTGGACGGGGCCGGGCGCGCCCGCATCTGGAGTGGCGGGCGCGCCCGCATCTGGAGCGGCGGCCGCGCCCGCATCTGGAGCGGCGGCAACGGCACCGTGGGCGGCCTCGTGGAAAACCAGGCGGCGTGGCAGCAGATCGGCCTGAGCCAGGCCTGGAACCTCGCCCCCACCCTGGGGGAAGGCGTGAAGGTCGCCGTGATCGACACGGGCCTCGACCTGCAGCACCAGATCTTCGAGGGCGCCCTGGCACCGGCCAGCGAGACCTGGGATTTCGTCGACAACGACGCCGACCCGCAGGAGACCGGCGACTTCAACGACGGCGCCTACGGTCACGGGACGAACGTGGCGGGCATCGTCCTGCAGCTGGCCCCCCGGGCGACCATCATGCCCCTGCGCGTGTTGAATCCCGATGGCAGCGGCAGCATCACCGACGTGGCCCAGGCGATCAACTGGGCGGTCGATCACGGCGCCCAGGTCATCAACCTGTCCCTCGGGAGCGTCAAGAAGACCGGGGTCATCAAGCACATGATCGAGTACGCCAGCGGGCGGGGCGTGATCGTGGTGGCCTCCTCCGGCAACACCGGCGACCACCAGATCACCTACCCCGCCCGCTACAGCCAGGAGAAAGGGTCGCTCGGCGAGCTGCTGCTGAGCGTGGGCAGCGTGAACCACGCGGACCAGAAATCCGACTTCTCCACCTACGGCAAGGAACTGGAACTGGTCGCGCCCGGCGAAGAGGTCTACGGACCGGTGCCCGGCAACCTGATGTCATACTGGAGCGGCACGTCCATGGCCGCCCCCATGGTGTCCGGCGCCCTGGCACTCGGACTGGCGCAGGACGCCTCCGGGAAGGCCGCGCTCCGCGTGCAGTCGCTGCAACAGAACGCCGTGAACATCGACGCACTGAACAGCAAGGACTACGCCAAGCAGCTGGGCCGCAGGCTTGACGTGGGGGCCTTCATCAAGGCCGCCGTCCAGAAGTAA
- a CDS encoding MaoC family dehydratase has product MNEDLNRPQGRYLEELTPGTLIRHRVTRTVTEADNVFFTTMTMNPQPLHLDHEYAAGTEFGRPLVNSLLTLSLLVGLSVHELTLGTLVANLGLTDVTFPKPVFHGDTIHAESEVLDVRESRSRPDAGIVTVEHRAINQRGEIVARCKRTALMQRRPAGTG; this is encoded by the coding sequence ATGAATGAAGACCTGAACCGCCCGCAGGGGCGTTACCTGGAGGAACTGACCCCCGGCACCCTCATCCGGCACCGCGTGACCCGCACCGTCACGGAAGCCGACAACGTGTTCTTCACGACCATGACCATGAACCCGCAGCCACTGCACCTGGATCACGAGTACGCGGCCGGAACCGAGTTCGGGCGGCCACTCGTGAACAGCCTGCTCACCCTGAGCCTGCTGGTGGGCCTCAGCGTGCACGAACTCACGCTGGGCACGCTGGTCGCGAACCTGGGCCTGACCGACGTGACCTTCCCGAAACCCGTGTTCCACGGCGACACCATCCACGCCGAGTCCGAGGTGCTGGACGTCCGCGAGAGCCGCAGCCGCCCCGACGCGGGCATCGTGACCGTGGAACACCGCGCGATCAACCAGCGGGGCGAGATCGTGGCGAGGTGCAAACGCACCGCGCTGATGCAGCGCAGGCCCGCCGGGACGGGGTGA
- a CDS encoding alpha/beta hydrolase family protein, producing the protein MTDPTRGSNEQALNEEFAQFSVDGQRLYGLLHRPTGDAPAQGWPSVVILHGFTGNRGGDHRLLPLLSRFLAARGVASLRFDFRGSGESHGDFSEMTVTREVQDTQAAFEYLRRQSGIDPERTMLLGFSMGGLVAALSAPLVRPHRLALWAPALPELWLPFLRGGFLPATITDYNGWPLGRDFLQEMTRLRPLEAAAAWQGEARVFHGDADQTCPPEFGVRYAQALRCDAVAIPGAGHTFDSLEQVDMLYRETARFLTGD; encoded by the coding sequence ATGACCGACCCCACCCGAGGCAGCAACGAACAGGCCCTGAACGAGGAATTCGCGCAGTTCAGCGTGGACGGGCAGCGCCTGTACGGCCTGCTGCACCGCCCCACCGGCGACGCGCCCGCGCAGGGCTGGCCCAGCGTGGTCATCCTGCACGGCTTCACCGGCAACCGCGGCGGCGACCACCGCCTGCTGCCGCTGCTGTCCCGTTTCCTTGCGGCCAGGGGCGTCGCCAGCCTGCGCTTCGACTTCCGGGGCAGCGGCGAGAGCCACGGCGATTTCAGCGAGATGACCGTCACCCGCGAGGTGCAGGACACCCAGGCCGCCTTCGAGTACCTGCGCCGTCAGAGCGGCATCGACCCGGAACGCACCATGCTGCTGGGCTTCAGCATGGGCGGCCTGGTCGCCGCGCTCAGTGCGCCCCTGGTGCGCCCGCACCGCCTGGCCCTGTGGGCCCCCGCCCTGCCGGAACTGTGGCTGCCGTTCCTGCGCGGCGGGTTCCTGCCGGCCACCATCACCGATTACAACGGCTGGCCGCTGGGCCGTGACTTCCTGCAGGAAATGACCCGCCTGCGCCCCCTCGAAGCCGCCGCCGCGTGGCAGGGCGAGGCCCGCGTCTTCCACGGGGACGCCGACCAGACCTGCCCCCCCGAATTCGGCGTGCGCTACGCCCAGGCGCTGCGCTGCGACGCGGTCGCCATTCCCGGCGCGGGCCACACCTTCGACTCGCTTGAACAGGTGGACATGCTCTACCGCGAAACGGCCCGCTTCCTGACCGGGGATTGA
- a CDS encoding tetratricopeptide repeat protein, translating to MLTATDLNKRADSLLTSLPEQALTLARQALQQARDTADRAAEARALLLAGQAAYRLANLPEAQEALQQATALFTELGDRAAATDGLITLSRTYRDQGKYRRGLSALDQAQALNDSRLDPGPDSGLNAMILNLRASIAQMTGDSEAAALHLQAALALQRQLGDTLGEAQCLNNLGQIHLMMGRHPEALEVLFQAHALLKATGDVPTTAHCFMNLASVYNELGEAQQAYEYDLQALQLGQAIGDRHIELHCLVNLGDETLHLNRFEEAERLFLQALSLADTTGSPYLKLCAHHGLGQARAALGRVAEAREHFGASLTLALDLGEHEGQLRALLGLSSALLTLNRTDDAEERARQALVLAQQESHARFEAQAHALLADCGERHGRFADAVRHLRQQHALERQLTQEENERKTRQFTVQFAAEIARHDAEMYRLQTETAQRARQEAEARVHQRTLALAQAQLEVVTRLANAAEFRDQITADHTLRVGYVAELLALELGVSEQDATLLRVAARLHDVGKIGVPDTILLKPGLLDAAEYEQMKAHTVMGSQILAGGASRLLQLAEQIALYHHERWNGSGYPYGLSGPSIPTCARIVAAADVYDALTHNRQYKQAWPISEVMAEFQRQRGRHFEPAVVDALVRLHARGVLPVDVPPKDDQKILDILSVVYYPPEDDSPSG from the coding sequence ATGTTAACTGCGACGGATTTGAACAAACGCGCCGATTCACTGCTCACCTCCCTGCCCGAACAGGCCCTGACGCTGGCCCGGCAGGCCCTGCAACAGGCCCGAGACACCGCAGACCGCGCCGCCGAGGCGCGCGCCCTGCTGCTGGCCGGGCAGGCCGCCTACCGCCTGGCGAACCTCCCGGAGGCCCAGGAGGCCCTGCAACAGGCCACGGCCCTGTTCACGGAGCTGGGGGACCGGGCGGCCGCCACCGACGGCCTGATCACCCTGAGCCGCACCTACCGCGACCAGGGCAAGTACCGCCGCGGCCTGAGCGCACTGGATCAGGCGCAGGCCCTGAACGACAGCCGCCTGGACCCTGGACCGGACTCCGGCCTGAACGCCATGATCCTGAACCTGCGCGCCTCCATCGCCCAGATGACGGGCGACTCGGAGGCCGCGGCGCTGCACCTGCAGGCCGCGCTGGCCCTGCAGCGGCAGCTCGGGGACACCCTGGGAGAGGCCCAGTGCCTGAACAACCTGGGGCAGATCCACCTGATGATGGGCCGCCACCCGGAAGCGCTGGAGGTGCTGTTCCAGGCACACGCACTCCTGAAAGCGACCGGGGACGTGCCGACCACCGCCCACTGCTTCATGAATCTGGCCAGCGTGTACAACGAACTCGGCGAGGCCCAGCAGGCCTACGAGTACGACCTGCAGGCCCTGCAGCTGGGTCAGGCGATCGGGGACCGTCACATCGAGCTGCACTGCCTGGTCAACCTGGGCGACGAGACCCTGCACCTGAACCGGTTCGAGGAAGCCGAGCGTCTCTTCCTGCAGGCCCTGAGTCTGGCCGACACCACCGGTTCGCCCTACCTGAAGCTGTGCGCGCACCACGGCCTCGGGCAGGCACGCGCCGCGCTGGGCCGCGTGGCGGAGGCCCGCGAGCACTTCGGGGCCTCGCTGACCCTGGCGCTGGACCTGGGTGAACACGAGGGCCAGCTGCGCGCCCTGCTGGGACTGAGCAGCGCCCTGCTGACACTGAACCGCACCGACGACGCGGAGGAGAGGGCGCGGCAGGCCCTGGTGCTGGCCCAGCAGGAATCGCACGCCCGCTTCGAGGCGCAGGCGCACGCCCTGCTTGCCGATTGCGGCGAACGCCACGGCCGGTTTGCCGACGCGGTCCGACACCTGCGTCAGCAGCACGCGCTCGAACGGCAGCTGACGCAGGAGGAGAACGAACGCAAGACCCGGCAGTTCACGGTGCAGTTTGCCGCGGAGATCGCCCGCCACGACGCGGAGATGTACCGCCTGCAGACCGAGACGGCGCAGCGGGCGCGGCAGGAGGCCGAGGCGCGCGTGCACCAGCGGACCCTGGCGCTGGCGCAGGCGCAGCTGGAAGTCGTCACGCGGCTGGCCAACGCCGCGGAATTCCGGGACCAGATCACCGCCGACCACACGCTGCGGGTCGGGTACGTCGCCGAGCTGCTGGCGCTGGAACTGGGCGTCTCCGAGCAGGACGCCACCCTGCTGCGGGTCGCTGCCCGCCTGCATGACGTCGGGAAGATCGGCGTTCCGGACACCATCCTGCTGAAACCCGGCCTTCTGGACGCAGCGGAATACGAACAGATGAAGGCGCACACCGTCATGGGCAGCCAGATCCTGGCCGGCGGTGCCTCCCGGCTGCTGCAGCTGGCCGAACAGATCGCGCTGTACCACCACGAGCGGTGGAACGGCAGCGGTTACCCCTACGGACTGAGCGGCCCCTCCATTCCCACCTGCGCCCGGATCGTGGCTGCCGCCGACGTGTACGACGCCCTCACGCACAACCGGCAGTACAAGCAGGCCTGGCCCATCTCCGAGGTCATGGCGGAATTTCAACGTCAGCGCGGCCGGCATTTCGAGCCGGCCGTGGTCGACGCACTGGTGCGGCTGCACGCCCGGGGCGTGTTACCGGTCGACGTGCCGCCCAAGGACGATCAGAAGATCCTGGACATCCTGTCGGTCGTGTACTACCCGCCGGAAGACGACTCCCCTTCCGGGTGA
- a CDS encoding chromate transporter: MTDAGADWLDILLTFTRLGLISFGGANLAEIERVLVGQRHWITPGTLASGFALGQIMPGPNMLAMTHYGFAAGGWAGAAAATLGFYGPTALLSAAAALAWRRLLGWKWLPTIRSALLPFGGGVLLAGVLVLTRGSVQNVAGAVIAAAAFALLTRTRVNAALVVIGAAVLGALIGL; the protein is encoded by the coding sequence ATGACGGACGCCGGAGCGGACTGGCTGGATATCCTGCTGACCTTCACGCGGCTGGGCCTGATCAGTTTCGGCGGGGCGAACCTCGCCGAGATCGAACGGGTGCTGGTCGGGCAGCGGCACTGGATCACGCCAGGGACGCTGGCCAGCGGCTTCGCGCTCGGGCAGATCATGCCCGGACCGAACATGCTGGCCATGACCCACTACGGCTTCGCGGCCGGCGGGTGGGCCGGAGCGGCCGCCGCCACGCTGGGCTTCTACGGCCCCACCGCCCTGCTGAGCGCCGCCGCCGCCCTCGCCTGGAGGCGGCTGCTGGGCTGGAAGTGGCTGCCCACCATCCGCAGCGCCCTGCTGCCGTTCGGGGGGGGCGTGCTGCTGGCCGGGGTGCTGGTCCTGACGCGCGGCAGCGTGCAGAACGTGGCGGGGGCCGTCATTGCCGCCGCCGCGTTCGCGCTGCTGACCCGCACGCGCGTGAACGCCGCGCTGGTCGTGATCGGCGCGGCCGTCCTGGGCGCCCTGATCGGGTTGTAG
- a CDS encoding ATP-binding cassette domain-containing protein — translation MTTSPPDAAVHVRDLRKAYAVHEKEPGFMGSLRSFVNRRTRQVEAVRGVSFDLHPGEVVGFLGPNGAGKTTTLKMLSGLLHPSGGEARVAGFEPRRREAAFLRQITLVMGQKQQLIWDLPALDSFLVNQAIYEIPDDQYRATMREFTDVLGLDGILKKQVRKLSLGERMKCELAAALLHRPRVLFLDEPTIGLDVNMQQSVRAFVRDYNERHGATVILTSHYMADVTALARRILVIDQGALVFDGDLGSLAGQAGAGKTIRLQLRSPVTAQALAAYGQDVSVDGLSAQLSVPRAQVSERAARLLADLDVADLTVEDPSIEAVMADLFGHRTQPTPALESV, via the coding sequence ATGACCACCTCACCCCCGGACGCCGCCGTGCACGTTCGCGACCTGCGCAAGGCCTACGCCGTCCACGAGAAGGAACCCGGCTTCATGGGCAGCCTGCGGTCCTTCGTGAACCGCAGGACCCGGCAGGTCGAGGCGGTGCGCGGCGTGAGCTTCGACCTGCACCCGGGCGAGGTCGTGGGGTTCCTCGGGCCGAACGGGGCGGGGAAGACCACCACCCTCAAGATGCTCTCGGGCCTGCTGCACCCCTCGGGCGGCGAGGCGCGCGTGGCAGGCTTCGAACCCCGGCGGCGCGAGGCGGCGTTCCTGCGGCAGATCACGCTGGTCATGGGGCAGAAGCAGCAGCTGATCTGGGACCTCCCGGCGCTCGACTCCTTCCTGGTCAACCAGGCGATCTACGAGATCCCCGACGACCAGTACCGCGCGACCATGCGTGAATTCACGGACGTGCTGGGCCTGGACGGCATCCTGAAGAAGCAGGTGCGCAAGCTGTCGCTGGGCGAACGCATGAAGTGCGAACTGGCCGCCGCGCTACTGCACCGACCCAGGGTGCTGTTCCTGGACGAACCGACCATCGGACTGGACGTGAACATGCAGCAGAGCGTGCGGGCCTTCGTGCGCGACTACAACGAACGCCACGGCGCAACCGTGATCCTCACGAGTCACTACATGGCGGATGTGACCGCCCTGGCCCGCCGCATCCTGGTGATCGACCAGGGGGCGCTGGTGTTCGACGGTGACCTGGGCAGCCTGGCCGGGCAGGCCGGGGCGGGGAAGACCATCCGGCTGCAACTGCGCTCCCCCGTGACCGCGCAGGCCCTCGCCGCGTACGGGCAGGACGTGAGCGTGGACGGCCTGAGCGCCCAGCTGAGCGTGCCGCGCGCCCAGGTCAGCGAACGCGCCGCGCGGCTGCTGGCCGACCTGGACGTGGCCGACCTGACCGTCGAGGACCCCAGCATCGAGGCGGTCATGGCCGACCTGTTCGGGCACCGCACCCAGCCCACGCCCGCACTGGAGAGCGTGTGA
- a CDS encoding CoA ester lyase, with amino-acid sequence MSGARLARPRSLLFAPGNRADLIAKLPRAQPDAVVIDLEDAIPGSPEAKAAARPVARDAARDLTAAAPHLPVFLRVNAPHSPYFADDLNVLTPELAGVVIPKLESAADVRLVVNALATHGLNLPLLAGLETGAGVWNAHEILREDAVRWAYFGAEDYTTDLGGRRTPGGLEVLYARSQVALAARLTGVPALDIVVTALNDPERFREDGALGRALGYAGKLCIHPAQVALAHDLFGATDAERARAHALLNAAHDAAAQGHGAFSFEGQMVDEPMLAAARAILAQEIGG; translated from the coding sequence GTGAGCGGCGCCCGACTGGCCCGCCCGCGCAGCCTGCTGTTCGCGCCGGGCAACCGCGCCGACCTGATCGCCAAACTGCCCCGAGCGCAGCCGGACGCCGTGGTGATCGACCTGGAAGACGCCATTCCGGGCAGCCCGGAAGCGAAGGCCGCCGCCCGCCCGGTCGCGCGGGACGCCGCGCGGGACCTGACGGCCGCCGCGCCGCACCTGCCGGTGTTCCTGCGCGTGAACGCCCCGCACTCGCCGTACTTCGCGGACGACCTGAACGTACTGACCCCGGAACTGGCCGGGGTGGTCATCCCGAAACTGGAGAGCGCCGCCGACGTGCGTCTCGTCGTGAACGCCCTGGCCACGCACGGCCTGAACCTGCCCCTGCTGGCGGGCCTGGAAACGGGGGCCGGCGTGTGGAACGCCCACGAGATCCTGCGGGAGGACGCCGTGCGCTGGGCGTACTTCGGCGCGGAGGACTACACGACCGACCTGGGGGGGCGGCGCACGCCCGGCGGCCTGGAGGTGCTGTACGCCCGCTCGCAGGTGGCCCTCGCCGCCCGCCTGACCGGCGTGCCCGCCCTGGACATCGTCGTGACCGCCCTGAACGACCCGGAACGCTTCCGCGAGGACGGGGCGCTGGGCCGCGCCCTCGGGTACGCCGGGAAGCTCTGCATTCACCCGGCGCAGGTCGCGCTGGCCCACGACCTCTTCGGCGCGACCGACGCCGAGAGGGCCCGCGCCCACGCCCTCCTGAATGCCGCGCACGACGCCGCCGCGCAGGGCCACGGAGCCTTCAGCTTCGAGGGCCAGATGGTCGACGAACCCATGCTGGCCGCCGCACGCGCCATCCTCGCGCAGGAGATCGGTGGATGA